A single genomic interval of Halobacillus halophilus DSM 2266 harbors:
- a CDS encoding YbgA family protein has protein sequence MGDVSIESSIPSILCLRKRVTDTLHGYDEPLFTTLFILDDYHKVKIGRYSLQTFHARQKYLLMAFQPEQLKVLGRIAANHTHESEVRLLENYELNLRKLLNDKPTRSSHINVCQHIAGYFKNDWSSMEKENFNKQLILYKEGKLGLEVLKKRLAFWASRLDKKYLLQQTYFASFLS, from the coding sequence GTGGGTGATGTCAGTATTGAAAGTTCGATACCAAGTATTCTATGTTTGAGGAAAAGAGTGACGGATACTCTACACGGTTATGATGAACCATTGTTTACTACACTCTTTATCTTAGATGATTATCATAAAGTGAAAATAGGGAGATATTCGCTCCAGACTTTTCACGCACGTCAAAAATATTTATTGATGGCTTTTCAACCTGAACAATTAAAGGTATTGGGGCGAATAGCTGCCAATCATACGCATGAATCAGAGGTTCGATTATTGGAGAACTATGAGCTTAATTTGAGAAAACTTCTGAATGATAAACCGACTCGTAGCTCCCATATCAATGTTTGTCAGCATATTGCCGGTTATTTCAAAAACGATTGGTCTTCAATGGAAAAAGAGAATTTTAATAAACAGCTTATCCTTTACAAGGAAGGGAAACTGGGGTTGGAAGTGTTGAAAAAAAGACTGGCCTTTTGGGCCAGTCGGTTGGATAAGAAATATTTATTGCAACAAACGTATTTCGCGTCTTTTTTAAGTTAG